A genomic segment from Gracilinanus agilis isolate LMUSP501 chromosome 1, AgileGrace, whole genome shotgun sequence encodes:
- the RAN gene encoding GTP-binding nuclear protein Ran has protein sequence MAAQGEPQVQFKLVLVGDGGTGKTTFVKRHLTGEFEKKYVATLGVEVHPLVFHTNRGPIKFNVWDTAGQEKFGGLRDGYYIQAQCAIIMFDVTSRVTYKNVPNWHRDLVRVCENIPIVLCGNKVDIKDRKVKAKSIVFHRKKNLQYYDISAKSNYNFEKPFLWLARKLIGDPNLEFVAMPALAPPEVVMDPALAAQYEQDLQIAQTTALPDEDDDL, from the exons ATGGCCGCCCAAGGAGAACCCCAAGTGCAGTTCAAA CTTGTATTAGTTGGTGATGGAGGTACTGGAAAAACTACATTTGTAAAACGTCACTTGACTGGTGAATTTGAGAAGAAGTAtgtag CCACCTTGGGTGTTGAGGTCCATCCCCTTGTGTTCCATACTAACAGAGGTCCTATTAAATTCAACGTATGGGATACAGCTGGCCAAGAGAAATTTGGTGGTCTGAGAGATGGTTATTACATCCAAG CTCAGTGTGCCATTATAATGTTTGATGTAACATCAAGAGTTACTTACAAGAATGTACCTAACTGGCATAGAGATCTGGTACGAGTTTGTGAAAATATCCCTATAGTGTTGTGTGGCAACAAAGTGGATATTAAGGACAGAAAAGTCAAGGCGAAATCAATTGTCTTCCATAGGAAGAAGAATCTCCAG taCTATGACATTTCAGCCAAAAGTAACTACAACTTTGAGAAGCCCTTCCTTTGGCTTGCTAGAAAACTTATTGGAGACCCTAATTTGGAGTTTGTTGCCATGCCTGCTCTTGCACCTCCAGAGGTTGTCATGGACCCAGCACTGGCAGCACAGTATGAGCAGGACTTACAG ATTGCTCAGACAACTGCGCTCCCCGATGAAGATGATGACCTGTAA